From Cecembia calidifontis, one genomic window encodes:
- a CDS encoding alpha-glycosidase, which translates to MKSLSLVLYTHQPVIFKDYRFFEIGKDHNYFNTFLNTEAIKQFEAKSFKPLNKLLLEFFQRTDLGFKVSFSFSGTTLDLLEISSPTIIKELKKMNDLGNVEFLSQTYSHSILSQKYQYEFMQQTMAQKQKVFNLFGQIPRTFLNISAYPHSFLCRVLPEMGFKIWIQPKKMEDKILATLKPNIFEAESLKPVRILVADNLFAFKLSEPKKQAKNHGDYTTNMLDWVEKACTENNLLCLLIDCMDLVKENPKSELFLRFMKKLPDLMKEKGIDFFTPSELQLDGRFKTISFAKWNYDFPLPEKTPTPNQLQAEILELMDSLMDNIYQTDSKEIIKTWFYLQDEWNFRQLESGTPTEVGVNPDKAVKSYINFRNILEDFSQRVEQQMLSNKAKNKIRYQISDPQHPVQTNPPQQNNFMRLF; encoded by the coding sequence ATGAAATCCTTGTCACTGGTATTGTATACCCACCAACCCGTTATATTTAAGGACTACCGGTTTTTTGAAATCGGGAAGGATCACAATTATTTTAACACTTTCTTAAATACAGAAGCAATCAAACAGTTTGAGGCAAAGAGTTTTAAACCACTCAATAAACTCTTGTTGGAATTTTTCCAAAGAACTGACTTGGGATTTAAAGTAAGTTTTTCCTTTTCAGGAACAACTCTTGATCTTTTGGAAATCTCCTCTCCAACAATTATCAAAGAATTAAAAAAAATGAATGATTTGGGTAACGTTGAATTTTTATCCCAGACATATTCTCATTCCATACTTTCCCAAAAATACCAATATGAGTTCATGCAACAGACCATGGCCCAAAAGCAAAAAGTATTCAATCTATTTGGTCAAATACCCAGGACTTTTCTCAACATTTCCGCATACCCTCACTCCTTTCTTTGCAGGGTATTACCTGAAATGGGTTTTAAAATTTGGATTCAACCTAAAAAAATGGAAGATAAAATTTTGGCCACTCTAAAACCAAACATTTTTGAAGCGGAAAGCTTGAAACCTGTCCGAATCTTAGTCGCGGACAATTTATTTGCTTTCAAATTATCAGAACCAAAAAAGCAAGCCAAGAACCATGGGGATTATACCACAAACATGTTGGATTGGGTGGAAAAGGCATGCACAGAAAATAACTTACTATGTCTTTTGATTGACTGTATGGACTTGGTAAAAGAAAATCCAAAGAGCGAACTTTTCTTACGATTTATGAAAAAACTACCGGATTTAATGAAAGAAAAAGGCATAGATTTTTTTACACCATCCGAGTTACAACTGGATGGGAGATTTAAAACTATTTCTTTTGCAAAATGGAACTATGATTTTCCCCTACCAGAAAAAACACCTACACCTAACCAGCTACAAGCTGAAATTTTGGAGCTTATGGATTCCTTAATGGATAACATCTACCAAACAGACAGTAAAGAAATTATCAAAACCTGGTTTTACCTACAAGACGAATGGAATTTTAGACAATTGGAAAGCGGGACGCCAACTGAAGTGGGAGTAAATCCAGACAAAGCAGTAAAATCCTACATCAACTTTAGAAATATACTGGAAGATTTTTCCCAAAGAGTGGAACAACAGATGCTTAGCAATAAAGCTAAAAATAAGATCAGGTACCAAATTTCTGATCCTCAACACCCCGTTCAAACAAACCCACCACAACAAAATAATTTCATGAGGTTGTTTTAA
- a CDS encoding PQQ-dependent sugar dehydrogenase, which produces MNPDFPVVGYIQLDNSLLEISEIVNGLEVPWDIETAEDGKLWFTQINGTLHLLDLKTGRQKMIYQVPGLIAKKSYGLLGMAVHPEKKWVFLHYTFAKEQGGLDEEIFSRLERYTFNGQTLGQAKIILDSLPGATYHNGSRIAISEDGKLYFSLGDVGKVDLVLDDAFAGGKIHRLNLDGSIPEDNPIPGSSVWAKGLRNSQGLAFGKNGKLYGSDHGAITDDEINLLTKGGNYGWPEVHGYIDQEKEKLYASNYSTKEPLIAWTPTIAAAGLAFYHTAQIPEWENSLLLATMKGMSIRILHLDETGNQILSEDIFLQKSLGRIRDIAVASDGSIYFSTSNRDWHPRFQPWMYDGLPEGPDRILRIRKMGNNEKPIHGLPVFKKESEAIALMDENWNYGINQELESGAKLYNTHCLVCHGPEGKGSEDLIPPISETDWVVGDKGRLIRLMLAGLSGKIEVNGKQYNQEMPAFDHLTDRELADILTFLRNHFGNKASAVIPGEVYEERKGLRK; this is translated from the coding sequence TTGAATCCTGATTTTCCGGTTGTCGGATATATCCAACTTGACAATTCCTTATTAGAGATTTCTGAAATTGTAAATGGTTTAGAGGTTCCATGGGATATTGAAACTGCTGAAGATGGTAAACTTTGGTTTACCCAAATAAATGGAACATTGCATCTTTTGGATCTAAAAACCGGCAGGCAAAAAATGATCTACCAAGTCCCCGGTCTTATCGCCAAAAAATCCTATGGCTTATTGGGTATGGCAGTGCATCCTGAAAAAAAATGGGTTTTTCTCCATTACACCTTTGCCAAAGAACAGGGAGGATTGGATGAAGAAATTTTTTCAAGATTAGAAAGGTACACTTTCAATGGACAGACACTTGGGCAAGCAAAAATAATTTTGGACAGCTTGCCAGGTGCTACTTATCATAATGGTTCTAGAATAGCCATTTCTGAAGATGGGAAATTATATTTTTCCTTAGGGGATGTAGGTAAGGTTGATTTGGTTTTAGATGATGCCTTTGCAGGAGGAAAAATACACCGGTTGAATTTGGATGGTAGCATCCCAGAAGACAATCCTATCCCGGGAAGTTCTGTATGGGCCAAGGGTTTAAGAAATTCCCAAGGCCTTGCATTCGGAAAAAATGGAAAACTGTATGGTTCAGACCATGGCGCCATCACAGATGATGAAATCAATCTACTGACAAAAGGAGGAAATTATGGCTGGCCTGAGGTGCATGGTTACATTGACCAGGAAAAAGAAAAACTATACGCTTCAAATTATTCCACAAAAGAACCTTTGATAGCATGGACGCCAACAATAGCAGCTGCAGGACTGGCCTTTTATCATACTGCCCAAATCCCAGAGTGGGAAAACAGCCTTTTATTGGCTACCATGAAAGGAATGTCTATCAGAATATTGCACCTGGATGAAACAGGAAACCAAATCTTATCAGAAGATATTTTTCTTCAAAAGTCATTGGGAAGAATCAGGGATATCGCTGTGGCCTCAGATGGGAGTATCTATTTTTCCACAAGTAACAGGGACTGGCATCCCCGCTTCCAACCATGGATGTATGATGGCTTGCCTGAAGGACCTGACAGAATCCTCCGAATTAGGAAAATGGGAAACAATGAAAAGCCTATTCACGGGCTTCCTGTTTTCAAAAAAGAATCTGAAGCCATTGCACTGATGGATGAAAACTGGAACTATGGGATCAACCAAGAACTAGAATCAGGAGCTAAACTCTATAACACCCATTGTCTGGTTTGCCATGGTCCAGAGGGAAAGGGTTCTGAAGATCTTATCCCGCCAATTTCAGAAACAGATTGGGTAGTTGGGGATAAAGGAAGGTTGATCCGCCTTATGTTGGCCGGTTTATCAGGGAAGATTGAAGTGAATGGAAAGCAGTATAATCAGGAAATGCCAGCTTTTGATCATTTAACTGACCGGGAATTGGCAGATATCCTCACTTTTCTCCGCAATCATTTTGGGAATAAGGCAAGCGCCGTGATTCCCGGAGAGGTTTATGAGGAAAGAAAGGGTTTAAGGAAATAG
- a CDS encoding IS4 family transposase: protein MKDFLRDRFFSFEVLVLFILSKSNKGLNICLEEFFGESSLSPTKSAFTQARKKLCYTVFKKLNGLICSLFYQHAKFKKWKGHRVLSVDGSTLELPDHPSMSEKFSYHGFGPNADAGHYMSRISYLYDVYNGLVLDAGMESYTTSEATLCHAHLGHIKEGDLLVCDRYYASLRLFFELKGKGADFLFRMKDNWWKCVEDFSRSSSSDAEYTLILPPKYRWLLEKYPSLSQTMTVRLIKKKNKKGKISIYATSLLDRKKYTASSLINLYKQRWGIEEAYKLIKSRLEVSDFSGKTAWAVQQDFYAKTLIISLCNILCYDVEPKTKTGRTSKSARTLIINKTYALSKTKSLILKIRDLIGELEQIIQKYVKKIASKIEYSRRNQVFKRKFRAKLKYSMNYKSI, encoded by the coding sequence GTGAAAGATTTTCTTCGTGACCGTTTCTTTTCCTTTGAAGTTCTTGTGCTTTTTATTTTGTCAAAGAGCAACAAAGGACTTAATATCTGCCTTGAAGAGTTTTTTGGGGAATCTTCCTTATCGCCCACTAAAAGTGCATTTACCCAGGCCAGGAAAAAACTGTGCTATACAGTTTTTAAAAAGCTTAACGGTTTGATCTGCAGTCTTTTTTACCAACATGCAAAGTTCAAGAAATGGAAGGGGCATAGGGTGCTTTCTGTTGATGGTTCAACACTTGAACTCCCGGATCATCCCTCCATGTCAGAGAAGTTCAGCTATCATGGTTTTGGGCCCAATGCGGATGCGGGACATTACATGAGCAGGATATCTTACCTGTATGATGTTTACAACGGCCTTGTACTGGATGCCGGTATGGAAAGCTACACCACTTCGGAAGCCACCCTATGTCATGCCCATCTTGGACATATTAAAGAAGGGGATCTTCTTGTGTGCGACAGGTATTATGCATCACTGAGACTTTTTTTCGAATTGAAAGGAAAAGGGGCCGACTTTCTTTTCAGGATGAAAGACAATTGGTGGAAATGTGTCGAAGATTTTTCCCGAAGTAGTTCCTCTGATGCGGAATATACATTAATACTCCCTCCAAAATACAGATGGCTGCTTGAAAAGTATCCCTCGTTATCCCAAACCATGACCGTAAGACTGATCAAGAAAAAGAATAAGAAGGGTAAGATTTCAATATATGCGACTTCGCTGTTGGACAGGAAAAAATATACAGCCTCCTCTCTAATAAACCTGTACAAACAGAGATGGGGAATAGAAGAAGCATATAAACTGATCAAATCAAGACTTGAAGTATCTGATTTTTCCGGCAAAACAGCATGGGCGGTCCAGCAGGACTTCTATGCTAAGACCCTGATCATATCACTCTGCAATATTCTTTGCTATGATGTGGAGCCAAAAACCAAAACAGGACGGACATCAAAGTCAGCAAGGACCTTGATAATCAATAAAACTTATGCATTGTCAAAAACAAAATCCCTGATTCTTAAAATCAGAGATTTAATTGGTGAATTGGAGCAGATTATCCAGAAATATGTAAAGAAAATCGCTTCCAAAATAGAATATTCAAGAAGAAACCAGGTATTCAAGCGGAAATTCAGAGCTAAACTGAAATACTCAATGAATTACAAATCTATTTAA